One window of Dyadobacter sandarakinus genomic DNA carries:
- a CDS encoding acyltransferase family protein: MRTTSDGHIIQLDGIRFIAVALVLVDHLFVAVNVIPFGALGVTIFFVLSGFLISRILLKSKEKNYSEPDGFKNYLRKFLIRRTIRIFPVYYLMIVLLFIFNVPPVREKLGWLALYGTNIYMASHKTWMGSVDHLWSLAVEEQVYLFFPFLIFFVPKNRLVPVLGIMGLFSLGLRFFLFARRDVFTADDWIVTYVSTPTCLDSFALGGLMAWMQLYHKALFEKLFSKSWPVLLALLLWMALQFWAKTFDNKYNVAFVVLERTVSSVFGFFLIGRGVMGYKGLMAGFLENPVSIYLGKISYGLYLYHNFVYNHFHSGPMHPTVRLFRKIYQYVPDLRGSVAFEALIVAALTIAVASVSWYFFEKPINALKDKYAY, from the coding sequence ATGCGCACTACATCTGACGGACATATCATCCAGCTTGACGGCATCAGGTTCATTGCAGTAGCACTGGTACTGGTCGATCACCTCTTTGTGGCGGTCAATGTGATTCCTTTTGGTGCATTGGGGGTGACGATCTTTTTCGTACTGAGCGGATTTCTGATCTCCCGCATCCTGCTGAAAAGCAAGGAAAAAAATTACAGCGAACCCGACGGTTTCAAAAACTACCTGCGTAAGTTCCTCATCCGCAGGACGATACGCATTTTCCCGGTTTATTACCTAATGATCGTACTCCTTTTCATTTTCAACGTACCTCCGGTGCGTGAGAAGCTGGGCTGGCTTGCGCTGTACGGAACCAACATTTACATGGCTTCGCATAAAACCTGGATGGGCTCCGTGGATCACCTTTGGTCGCTGGCGGTAGAGGAGCAGGTCTATCTATTTTTTCCTTTCCTCATTTTCTTTGTACCCAAAAACCGGCTGGTACCGGTACTGGGCATCATGGGACTGTTCAGCCTGGGGCTCCGCTTTTTTTTGTTTGCCAGACGGGATGTCTTCACTGCCGACGACTGGATCGTCACCTACGTCAGTACGCCTACCTGCCTGGATTCATTTGCACTCGGCGGGCTCATGGCCTGGATGCAGCTGTATCACAAGGCATTGTTTGAAAAACTGTTCAGCAAATCATGGCCTGTGTTGCTGGCTTTGCTGCTTTGGATGGCGCTTCAGTTTTGGGCAAAAACGTTTGATAATAAATATAATGTAGCTTTTGTCGTTCTGGAAAGGACTGTTTCTTCGGTGTTCGGCTTTTTCCTGATTGGCCGGGGTGTGATGGGGTACAAGGGTTTGATGGCAGGTTTTCTCGAAAATCCGGTCAGCATTTACCTCGGCAAGATCAGCTACGGGCTCTATCTGTACCACAATTTCGTGTACAATCATTTTCACAGCGGACCTATGCACCCTACCGTGCGGCTGTTCCGGAAAATATACCAGTATGTGCCGGATCTACGGGGATCGGTGGCATTTGAGGCGCTGATTGTGGCTGCACTCACGATTGCGGTCGCCTCAGTATCATGGTATTTTTTTGAAAAGCCGATCAATGCATTGAAGGATAAGTATGCTTACTAA